Proteins found in one Anabas testudineus chromosome 1, fAnaTes1.2, whole genome shotgun sequence genomic segment:
- the LOC113162168 gene encoding uncharacterized protein LOC113162168 → MKFFFLMVFIGLAFSDQTQLRKQVGDTVTLHVKTLQYVKNYVWTFEQHHNVTPVIIVSNGKVTNLSEARFGNRLCLHEQTGSITISELSINDSGIFRTQLKTGTGVQNQTFILTVSDGSDVYPVQSVYALEGDNVTLKTKEELPKLHNVTWLQGKHCDGKLLAQREKNVTFINYGFKGVVQLNPHTGSLTFIRATKRFTGFYCVKLQLGKDPHIIKRYWLIVYDPQSGKLIIPVGVVVVLILLIYYCKKPNNKLRGHYFSTSEQETQDETQQNMSFKNPHVSEGSDQTEEHQGLLTNSTQTLYHSVDG, encoded by the exons ATGAAGTTCTTCTTCCTCATGGTTTTCATCG GTTTGGCCTTTTCTGATCAAACACAACTGAGGAAGCAGGTTGGAGATACAGTGACCTTACATGTTAAAACATTGCAATATGTTAAGAATTATGTTTGGACCTTTGAGCAGCATCATAATGTTACACCAGTTATCATCGTCAGCAATGGAAAAGTCACTAATCTCAGTGAGGCCAGATTTGGAAACAGGCTATGCCTACATGAACAAACTGGATCCATCACCATCTCTGAACTCTCCATCAATGACAGTGGAATATTTCGGACTCAGTtgaaaacaggaacaggagTTCAGAATCAGACATTCATCCTCACTGTCAGTG ATGGTTCTGATGTTTATCCAGTTCAGTCAGTTTATGCTCTGGAGGGGGACAATGTCACGCTGAAAACTAAAGAAGAACTACCTAAACTACATAATGTCACATGGCTGCAGGGAAAACATTGTGATGGGAAGCTGTTAGCTCAGCGAGAGAAAAATGTCACCTTTATCAATTACGGCTTCAAAGGTGTTGTTCAGCTGAACCCACACACTGGATCCCTCACCTTCATCAGAGCGACCAAACGCTTTACTGGGTTTTACTGTGTCAAGTTACAGCTGGGTAAAGACCCACACATAATAAAACGATATTGGCTGATTGTCTATG aTCCACAATCTGGGAAATTGATCATTCCTGTGGGAGTAGTAGTTGTGCTGATCCTGCTCATATATTACTGCaagaaaccaaacaacaaactaaGAGGGC ATTATTTTAGTACAAGTGAACAAGAGACACAGGATGAGACGCAGCAGAACATGTCATTCAAGAACCCCCATGTCTCAGAG GGCAGTGATCAAACTGAGGAACATCAAGGCCTACTGACAAACTCTACACAGACCCTTTATCACAGTGTAGATGGATGA